One genomic region from uncultured Cohaesibacter sp. encodes:
- the thiL gene encoding thiamine-phosphate kinase, producing the protein MANAEGLARLGESALIKQYFAPLCHPDMSFGLSDDAAFLNLDANQQLVLTKDMLVANVHFFADDAPELIARKALRVNLSDLASKGAKPVGYLLGLGLPSDWTEDWLARFCAGLGEDQQAFDFPLIGGDTVKSPERLTLSITAFGEVPKGRTILRRNAKPDEDVYVTGTIGDSALGLLLRREPEDYPEIGEEDKAVLINRFLLPQPRLQCHALIAQFATASMDISDGLMGDAAKMATAADCALHLDAAAVPLSASARAMLDVTSASRDVALTGGDDYELLFCARPQDREAIGQVASALEMPVTRIGRVAEGKGVCLLDESGHEMPLSKGASYEHF; encoded by the coding sequence ATGGCCAATGCCGAAGGACTAGCGCGCCTTGGTGAGAGCGCGCTGATCAAACAGTATTTTGCGCCCTTGTGTCACCCGGATATGTCTTTTGGTCTCAGTGACGATGCCGCTTTTCTTAACCTCGATGCAAATCAGCAGCTTGTTCTTACCAAGGACATGCTGGTCGCAAATGTGCATTTTTTTGCCGATGACGCACCAGAGCTGATTGCCCGAAAGGCATTGCGGGTCAATTTGTCCGATCTCGCTTCGAAAGGGGCCAAACCTGTCGGATACCTGCTGGGGCTAGGGTTGCCCTCGGACTGGACGGAAGACTGGCTTGCCCGCTTTTGTGCAGGGCTTGGTGAAGACCAGCAGGCCTTTGATTTTCCGCTGATTGGCGGGGATACGGTCAAGAGCCCTGAACGGCTGACTCTTTCCATCACCGCTTTTGGCGAAGTGCCCAAGGGGCGCACCATCTTGCGCCGCAATGCCAAGCCTGATGAGGATGTCTATGTCACCGGCACGATAGGGGATAGCGCTCTGGGGTTGTTGCTGCGCCGCGAGCCTGAGGACTATCCTGAAATCGGTGAAGAGGACAAGGCAGTTCTCATCAATCGCTTCCTACTGCCCCAACCACGCTTGCAATGTCACGCCCTGATAGCCCAGTTCGCCACGGCATCCATGGATATCTCCGACGGCCTGATGGGGGATGCGGCAAAAATGGCTACTGCAGCGGACTGCGCGTTGCATCTGGATGCTGCTGCCGTGCCTCTCTCTGCCTCCGCCAGAGCGATGCTGGATGTGACCTCAGCTTCCAGAGATGTAGCCCTGACGGGCGGCGATGATTATGAGCTTCTCTTTTGCGCGCGCCCTCAAGATCGAGAGGCCATAGGGCAGGTGGCTTCTGCGCTGGAAATGCCCGTTACCCGAATTGGCAGAGTTGCAGAAGGGAAGGGCGTGTGCTTGCTCGATGAGAGTGGTCATGAAATGCCTCTCTCCAAAGGCGCCTCCTACGAGCATTTCTAA
- a CDS encoding outer membrane protein assembly factor BamE — translation MAACLCTVLLSGCFTETTSIHGFVPSDYTLDQIAEGASREQVLLTLGTPSTTADFGGEVFYYISQTRKQPVAFMRSRPVDQTVVAVYFDDEQRVARTARYGLKDGKLFDFSRQVTPTGGKDTKFLSRLVEGIGAGIGE, via the coding sequence ATGGCTGCTTGCCTCTGCACGGTCCTGCTATCAGGTTGCTTTACCGAAACGACATCCATCCACGGCTTTGTTCCTTCTGATTATACTCTTGATCAGATTGCTGAAGGCGCCAGCCGTGAACAGGTTCTGCTGACCTTGGGCACCCCCTCCACGACAGCTGATTTCGGCGGTGAGGTGTTCTATTATATTTCCCAGACGCGCAAGCAACCTGTCGCCTTCATGCGTTCGCGCCCTGTCGACCAGACTGTGGTCGCCGTCTATTTCGATGATGAGCAGCGCGTTGCCCGCACGGCTCGCTATGGCCTGAAAGATGGCAAGCTGTTTGACTTCTCCCGTCAGGTCACGCCAACGGGTGGCAAGGATACCAAGTTCCTCAGCCGTCTTGTTGAAGGCATTGGCGCTGGTATCGGCGAATAG
- a CDS encoding ubiquinol-cytochrome C chaperone family protein has product MIFNLFKSKAQKREEIADDLYRQIVAAARQPEFYLSYAVEDSVTGRFEMIVLHAYVFFYRMKSETAENRELSQAVFGRFFQDMDDSLREQGVGDLSVPKKIKKMAQSFYGHAEAYDKAREQGVDALAIALSRNIYGEESKPCPEAAGLARYILACDEKLKLQSMEDFSKGELNFPEIGPFQAH; this is encoded by the coding sequence ATGATCTTCAACCTGTTCAAAAGCAAAGCCCAAAAGAGAGAAGAAATCGCCGATGATCTTTATCGGCAAATCGTGGCGGCGGCGAGGCAGCCAGAATTCTATCTCAGCTATGCTGTCGAGGATTCCGTCACAGGCCGGTTTGAAATGATCGTTTTGCACGCCTATGTGTTTTTCTATCGCATGAAAAGCGAAACAGCAGAGAATAGGGAGCTGTCACAGGCTGTTTTTGGGCGTTTCTTCCAGGATATGGATGATTCCCTGAGGGAGCAGGGGGTAGGCGACCTTTCCGTGCCCAAAAAGATCAAGAAAATGGCCCAGTCTTTCTATGGGCATGCTGAAGCCTATGACAAGGCACGAGAGCAGGGTGTGGACGCCCTTGCAATTGCTCTCTCACGCAACATATACGGTGAAGAAAGCAAGCCTTGCCCAGAAGCTGCCGGATTGGCCCGTTATATCCTTGCCTGCGATGAAAAATTAAAATTGCAGTCCATGGAAGATTTCAGTAAAGGTGAGCTGAATTTTCCCGAAATCGGGCCATTTCAAGCGCACTGA
- a CDS encoding DUF177 domain-containing protein — protein sequence MSNKSTDPVLAPRAPVISLPINVARLKSLGEMVKGSADAEALNELRDRLGILAVNAFSVEAKVSPWKKRGVQIDGYVRGEVEQSCVVTLAPVVEQIDEPFRITLVPKGSEFAKRAIENATMSEMVIDPEGEDPPEEFEGEEIDVGEYAEEFFALSLDDYPRAPGVEFSGHIEDKAAFDGSENPFAALAVLKEPKPKDE from the coding sequence ATGTCGAATAAATCCACCGATCCTGTGCTGGCCCCGCGCGCACCAGTGATATCTTTGCCAATAAATGTAGCTCGCTTGAAAAGCCTTGGCGAAATGGTCAAGGGATCCGCCGACGCAGAAGCCCTCAATGAATTGCGCGACCGACTCGGTATTCTGGCCGTGAATGCCTTTTCCGTTGAAGCAAAGGTTTCGCCATGGAAAAAGCGCGGTGTGCAGATCGACGGGTACGTGCGCGGAGAGGTCGAGCAGTCCTGTGTCGTGACTCTGGCGCCTGTCGTGGAGCAGATCGACGAACCTTTCAGAATCACACTCGTTCCCAAAGGCTCGGAATTTGCCAAACGCGCGATTGAAAATGCCACAATGAGCGAAATGGTGATTGATCCGGAAGGGGAAGACCCGCCAGAAGAGTTCGAAGGAGAGGAAATCGACGTCGGCGAATATGCCGAGGAGTTTTTTGCTCTGAGTCTTGACGACTATCCTCGTGCGCCCGGTGTCGAATTTTCCGGGCATATAGAGGACAAAGCCGCCTTTGATGGATCTGAAAACCCCTTCGCTGCTCTGGCTGTTCTCAAAGAACCTAAGCCAAAAGACGAGTAG
- the plsX gene encoding phosphate acyltransferase PlsX, whose product MSEVINISLDVMGGDNGPAVILEGADLALVRHPDVRYHLYGDQEIMESLLDDYPRVKQASTLHHCEVVIQMDERPSQALRRGRGKSSMWRSIEAARDNQSQVCISAGNTGALMAMSKFCLRTMADIERPAIAAIWPTLRGESVVLDVGATIGADAQQLVDFALLGGAMARALFGIEQPTIGLLNIGEEDVKGLDEVKEAGRMLRDFEFPQFKYKGFVEGNDLGTGAVDVVVTEGFAGNIALKTAEGTAKQLAEYLHSAMSRTLMAKIGYLFARSAFQRLREKMDPRKVNGGVFLGLNGIVIKSHGGTDGEGFASAISLGYDMVKNGLTEKIEQDLSVYHKNRVVPDEENA is encoded by the coding sequence ATGTCTGAAGTCATTAACATTTCGCTGGATGTCATGGGCGGGGACAATGGTCCTGCTGTCATCCTTGAAGGTGCAGACCTTGCATTGGTACGTCATCCTGACGTGCGCTATCATCTTTATGGTGATCAGGAAATCATGGAAAGTTTGCTGGATGATTATCCTCGCGTAAAGCAAGCAAGCACACTGCATCATTGTGAAGTCGTTATTCAGATGGACGAACGCCCCAGTCAGGCTTTGCGCCGCGGACGTGGCAAATCCAGCATGTGGCGGTCAATCGAGGCCGCGCGGGATAACCAGTCTCAGGTTTGCATTTCTGCCGGCAACACCGGTGCTCTGATGGCAATGTCCAAATTCTGTCTGCGCACCATGGCCGATATCGAGCGGCCAGCCATTGCGGCCATCTGGCCCACATTGCGCGGCGAAAGCGTCGTGCTGGATGTGGGGGCCACGATTGGTGCCGATGCTCAGCAGCTGGTGGATTTTGCCCTTTTGGGTGGCGCCATGGCCCGCGCTTTGTTTGGTATCGAACAGCCAACCATCGGCTTGCTCAATATCGGCGAAGAAGATGTCAAAGGCCTTGATGAAGTCAAGGAAGCTGGCCGCATGCTGCGCGATTTCGAATTCCCGCAATTCAAATATAAAGGCTTTGTTGAAGGCAACGATCTTGGTACCGGCGCAGTGGATGTGGTGGTGACCGAAGGCTTTGCTGGCAATATTGCCCTGAAAACTGCAGAAGGCACTGCCAAACAGCTGGCTGAATATTTGCATTCCGCCATGAGCCGTACTCTGATGGCCAAGATCGGCTATCTGTTTGCCCGCTCCGCTTTTCAGCGCTTGCGTGAGAAAATGGATCCACGCAAGGTCAACGGCGGCGTATTTCTCGGCCTCAATGGCATTGTCATCAAGAGCCATGGGGGGACGGATGGGGAAGGCTTCGCTTCAGCCATCAGCCTTGGCTATGACATGGTCAAAAATGGTTTGACCGAAAAAATCGAACAGGATCTGTCTGTTTATCACAAGAACCGAGTAGTGCCTGACGAGGAGAACGCATAA
- a CDS encoding beta-ketoacyl-ACP synthase III — translation MSVTRSVIVGSGSYLPKKIVTNEDLAKFVDTSDEWIRQRTGIEQRHIAEEGEFTSELGYKAAVEAIKSAGIDAQEIDLIICATATPDNTFPATSVAIQNMLEIHHGAAFDLQAVCSGFVFALSTADMYLRCGKAKTALVIGAETFSRILDFKDRTTCVLFGDGAGAVILKAEEGEGEISDRGILTSHLRSDGRHKEKLFVDGGPSTTQTTGHLRMEGKEVFKHAVGMITDVITDAFEATGLTADDLDWFVPHQANKRIIDASARKLNIAPEKVVMTVNLHGNTSAASIPLALDTAAKDGRLKKGDVILLEAMGGGFTWGSVLLRW, via the coding sequence GTGAGCGTCACAAGGTCTGTTATCGTAGGATCCGGATCCTATCTGCCCAAGAAAATTGTAACCAATGAAGATCTGGCCAAGTTCGTTGATACGTCTGACGAATGGATTCGGCAGAGGACAGGCATTGAACAGCGCCACATCGCTGAAGAGGGTGAATTCACCTCAGAGCTTGGCTACAAGGCCGCTGTCGAAGCGATCAAGAGCGCTGGTATCGACGCCCAGGAAATCGATCTGATCATCTGTGCAACGGCCACTCCGGACAATACTTTCCCGGCAACATCGGTTGCGATCCAGAATATGCTGGAGATCCATCACGGTGCCGCTTTCGACCTACAGGCCGTGTGTTCGGGCTTCGTCTTTGCACTATCGACCGCCGACATGTATCTGCGTTGTGGTAAGGCCAAAACGGCTCTGGTGATCGGTGCCGAAACTTTCTCTCGCATTCTCGACTTTAAAGATCGCACGACCTGCGTGCTCTTTGGTGATGGCGCTGGCGCCGTCATTCTCAAAGCCGAAGAAGGGGAAGGCGAGATTTCCGATCGCGGCATTCTGACCAGCCATCTGCGCTCTGATGGTCGTCACAAGGAAAAGCTCTTTGTTGACGGTGGGCCATCGACCACTCAGACCACCGGTCACCTGCGCATGGAAGGCAAGGAAGTCTTCAAGCATGCGGTTGGCATGATCACGGATGTCATCACGGATGCGTTCGAGGCGACCGGTCTGACCGCTGACGATCTGGATTGGTTCGTGCCTCATCAGGCAAACAAGCGCATTATTGATGCCAGTGCCCGAAAGCTGAACATTGCGCCGGAAAAGGTTGTCATGACAGTCAATCTTCATGGCAATACGTCAGCCGCTTCCATTCCTCTGGCTCTTGATACCGCAGCCAAAGATGGCCGCCTCAAAAAGGGCGATGTCATCTTGCTTGAAGCGATGGGCGGAGGCTTCACTTGGGGCTCTGTCCTGCTGCGCTGGTGA
- a CDS encoding integration host factor subunit alpha: MGGKTVTRADLCEAVYQKVGLSRTESAELVEMVLDEMSNCLVEGQQVKLSSFGTFFVRDKNERIGRNPKTGQEVPISPRRVMVFKPSNVLKKKINDSLAPEAS, translated from the coding sequence ATGGGGGGCAAAACGGTAACGCGCGCTGATTTGTGCGAAGCGGTCTATCAGAAGGTAGGACTGTCGCGCACGGAATCTGCAGAGCTTGTCGAGATGGTGCTGGATGAAATGAGCAATTGCCTTGTTGAAGGACAACAGGTCAAGCTTTCTTCCTTCGGAACCTTTTTCGTAAGAGACAAGAACGAGCGCATTGGGCGTAATCCGAAAACCGGACAGGAAGTCCCGATTTCTCCTCGGCGCGTTATGGTTTTCAAACCATCCAACGTTCTGAAGAAGAAAATCAACGACTCTTTGGCTCCTGAGGCATCTTAA
- a CDS encoding undecaprenyl-phosphate glucose phosphotransferase translates to MQPLDPRTTFTSRAVLDAKESPFDKNKSAHITDLAREVAAEFSETTYAPGIVRGLFQLTDFIILTLLGILSASMMGGAVIADMHLPILSSIAGASLFSLFLLSVDGYSIHDMNHLAPQIGKTIGAWMMVIVLFLLVFYLSETPIGTNRGWLGLWFGTGIATVAFIRAIESLLVRIWQQDGRLERRAVIVGGGDPAAEIITSLEAQENNDIRICGIFDDRDDERSPPIVAGYPKLGTVDDLVEFSRLCKIDMLIVTIPVSAEKRVLQMLHKLWILPLDIHLSAHMNKMQFRRRTYSYVGNLPTVPVFAKPIANWGGLLKRVFDISIASFAIVLLSPILVGTAIAIKLDSEGPIIFRQKRLGFNNEEVVIFKFRSLYHSQSDQTAQKSVTKNDSRVTKVGRFIRRTSIDELPQLFNVILGSLSLVGPRPHVPRQQTNERLFEEVADGYMARHKVKPGITGWAQIHGWRGEIDDDEKLKQRVEHDIYYIENWSLALDLYILVVTPLKLFSQNGAY, encoded by the coding sequence ATGCAGCCTCTTGATCCGAGGACAACCTTCACTTCTCGCGCCGTACTAGATGCCAAAGAGTCACCTTTCGACAAGAACAAGAGTGCTCATATAACGGATCTGGCACGCGAAGTGGCTGCGGAGTTCTCCGAAACCACCTATGCACCAGGTATCGTGCGCGGGTTGTTTCAGTTAACTGATTTCATCATCCTAACTCTTCTTGGAATCTTATCGGCCTCGATGATGGGGGGCGCAGTGATCGCAGATATGCATCTGCCAATCCTGTCCTCTATAGCTGGAGCATCCCTGTTTAGCCTGTTTCTTCTTTCGGTCGATGGATATTCCATTCACGACATGAACCATCTTGCTCCACAGATTGGCAAAACAATCGGCGCATGGATGATGGTAATCGTGTTGTTTCTGCTTGTTTTTTACCTCTCAGAAACCCCTATCGGCACCAATCGGGGCTGGCTGGGCCTCTGGTTCGGTACGGGCATTGCGACCGTAGCATTCATTCGTGCAATCGAATCCCTTCTCGTCCGTATATGGCAACAGGATGGTCGATTGGAGCGCCGTGCAGTGATCGTTGGCGGAGGCGATCCGGCCGCCGAGATCATCACCTCGCTGGAGGCGCAGGAAAATAACGACATCCGCATCTGCGGCATTTTCGATGATCGCGATGATGAACGCTCGCCTCCCATCGTTGCTGGATATCCGAAACTTGGCACGGTGGATGATCTTGTCGAGTTTTCGCGCCTTTGCAAAATCGACATGCTGATCGTTACAATTCCGGTTTCTGCCGAAAAGCGCGTTTTGCAGATGTTGCATAAACTCTGGATTTTGCCGCTCGATATCCATCTCAGCGCTCATATGAACAAGATGCAGTTCCGTCGGCGCACCTATTCCTATGTCGGCAATCTGCCTACGGTACCGGTTTTCGCAAAACCCATTGCCAATTGGGGAGGGCTTTTAAAAAGGGTATTCGATATATCGATTGCGAGTTTTGCAATCGTTCTTCTTTCTCCGATCCTCGTCGGTACCGCTATTGCTATCAAGCTGGATAGCGAAGGCCCTATCATTTTTCGTCAAAAGCGGTTGGGCTTCAACAATGAAGAGGTCGTGATATTCAAGTTCCGCTCTCTGTATCATTCACAAAGTGATCAGACGGCGCAGAAGTCAGTCACAAAAAATGATAGCCGCGTTACAAAAGTGGGGCGCTTCATTAGAAGGACTTCCATTGATGAATTGCCGCAATTGTTCAATGTGATTTTAGGATCGCTGTCACTCGTGGGCCCTCGCCCGCATGTTCCAAGACAGCAAACCAACGAGCGCCTGTTCGAGGAAGTGGCCGATGGCTACATGGCGCGCCATAAAGTCAAACCCGGCATTACCGGCTGGGCACAAATCCATGGCTGGCGCGGAGAAATCGATGACGATGAAAAACTCAAGCAACGCGTTGAGCATGATATTTATTATATCGAAAATTGGTCTCTTGCGCTTGATCTCTATATACTCGTCGTCACGCCTTTGAAGTTATTTAGTCAGAATGGCGCCTATTAG
- a CDS encoding polysaccharide biosynthesis/export family protein yields MLRFLVLLVLAFAVSSCSSYRPAGDAFHKSLVGPYELDAGDRLRVTVFNQEELNKEYLVDQAGYVSIPLIGNVAARGKHTSELAKIIAQKLANGYVRNPDVSVEVAQYRPFFIMGEINSAGQYSYVSGMTVQTAIAIAGGFTPRAQQRYVDITRQLNGKILTGRVLLTSPVRPGDTIYIRERLF; encoded by the coding sequence ATGCTTCGATTTTTGGTCCTTTTGGTATTAGCCTTTGCGGTAAGCAGCTGTTCGAGCTATCGGCCAGCAGGTGACGCATTTCACAAATCCCTTGTCGGGCCCTATGAGCTGGATGCAGGCGACCGTTTACGTGTGACCGTCTTCAATCAGGAAGAACTCAACAAAGAGTATCTCGTTGATCAAGCGGGTTATGTATCCATTCCCCTCATCGGGAATGTAGCGGCTCGCGGAAAGCACACCAGTGAGTTGGCTAAGATAATTGCTCAGAAGCTCGCCAATGGCTATGTGCGCAACCCAGATGTTTCTGTTGAAGTCGCGCAGTATCGTCCCTTTTTCATTATGGGTGAAATCAATTCGGCCGGTCAATATTCCTATGTGAGCGGCATGACAGTTCAAACGGCGATCGCCATTGCGGGCGGCTTTACTCCAAGAGCTCAGCAGCGCTATGTCGATATAACCCGTCAATTGAACGGTAAAATCCTGACCGGACGGGTTCTCCTCACCTCTCCAGTGCGACCGGGCGATACGATTTACATTCGCGAACGCCTCTTTTGA
- a CDS encoding DUF2842 domain-containing protein, with translation MSQRTRKFFGMIMLVSWVILYAAVGMTIGAAVVASATPLAQILFFLITGLIWIVPAGLIIRWMEKQV, from the coding sequence ATGAGCCAACGTACACGAAAATTCTTCGGCATGATCATGCTTGTTTCCTGGGTCATCCTCTATGCCGCAGTTGGCATGACGATCGGGGCGGCCGTCGTCGCCAGCGCCACGCCCCTTGCGCAGATCCTGTTTTTCCTGATTACCGGTCTCATCTGGATTGTGCCTGCAGGCCTGATCATCCGCTGGATGGAAAAACAGGTCTAG
- a CDS encoding COX15/CtaA family protein, giving the protein MVRNEAALESAIYYVDKEEDKASRSRHMVRFWLYCVAFLVFLMVVVGGITRLTDSGLSITEWKPIHGAIPPMTAEEWNEEFLKYQQIPEYERVNKGMTLGEFKDIFWWEWGHRQLGRFIGVAFFVPMLFFWLSGRVTASLKPRLLVLLGLGGLQGFVGWWMVASGLVDRVDVSQYRLATHLILASIIFFALLWVARGYRTGQKMPECVSADRHVWLMGLLTVCIMLQIFLGALVAGTHAGLIFNTWPLMDGGIIPEKIYDTGSVWHSIFEDHATIQFNHRMMAYLVAAICLLLWFRIRRDPFKGDMMLPVNILAGLLAFQVIIGITTLLFAVPFSLALLHQAGAMLVLAAATLVMRDLYDNARKY; this is encoded by the coding sequence ATGGTGAGGAATGAAGCGGCTTTGGAAAGCGCGATCTATTATGTCGACAAGGAGGAAGACAAGGCCAGCAGATCTCGGCATATGGTGCGGTTCTGGCTCTATTGTGTCGCCTTTCTCGTTTTCCTTATGGTCGTGGTGGGCGGCATTACCCGTCTCACAGACTCGGGGCTTTCCATTACCGAATGGAAACCCATCCATGGTGCCATCCCGCCTATGACAGCTGAAGAATGGAACGAAGAGTTTCTCAAATATCAGCAGATCCCAGAATATGAGCGCGTCAATAAGGGAATGACGCTAGGTGAGTTCAAAGATATCTTCTGGTGGGAATGGGGGCATCGTCAGTTGGGGCGCTTTATTGGCGTGGCCTTCTTTGTTCCCATGCTCTTTTTCTGGCTGTCTGGACGGGTGACCGCATCACTCAAACCGCGGCTGCTTGTTTTGCTTGGGCTGGGAGGTTTGCAAGGGTTCGTCGGCTGGTGGATGGTTGCGTCGGGTCTGGTGGATCGGGTGGATGTCAGTCAATATCGTCTCGCCACCCATCTGATCCTCGCATCGATCATATTCTTTGCCCTGTTGTGGGTAGCGCGCGGCTATAGAACCGGACAGAAGATGCCCGAATGCGTCAGTGCGGATCGTCACGTCTGGTTGATGGGGCTATTGACCGTCTGCATCATGCTGCAGATCTTTCTTGGCGCTCTGGTGGCTGGCACCCATGCAGGTTTGATCTTCAACACCTGGCCGTTGATGGATGGCGGTATCATACCCGAGAAGATTTATGATACGGGGTCTGTCTGGCATTCCATCTTCGAGGATCATGCAACCATCCAGTTCAATCACCGCATGATGGCCTATCTGGTCGCTGCAATTTGTCTTTTGCTTTGGTTCCGTATCAGGCGCGATCCATTCAAGGGTGACATGATGCTGCCAGTCAACATTCTGGCAGGTTTGCTGGCGTTTCAGGTTATCATCGGCATCACGACCTTGCTGTTTGCCGTGCCTTTCTCTTTGGCCTTGTTGCATCAAGCCGGAGCGATGCTTGTGTTGGCGGCGGCAACCCTTGTGATGCGTGATCTTTATGACAATGCCCGCAAATATTGA
- a CDS encoding DUF6404 family protein, with the protein MNFDERYTLAIAELKRTPIVEGNYAPPLHRFLRGRGVRIKPPHYNSIGMNIVTTGAPFAILWGAIMWFILWQSQKLTPVMAIGAALVAGTIFGLFMALYYRWSFNQNALTKWDKLEPTSDLETPKEEDNEDDEAPSPEPETEATP; encoded by the coding sequence ATGAATTTTGATGAACGTTACACTCTCGCCATTGCTGAACTCAAACGCACGCCCATTGTAGAAGGAAACTATGCACCGCCGCTGCATCGGTTTTTGCGCGGACGTGGTGTCCGAATAAAGCCCCCTCACTATAACAGCATCGGCATGAATATCGTTACCACCGGCGCGCCCTTTGCCATCCTCTGGGGCGCGATCATGTGGTTCATTCTGTGGCAAAGTCAGAAACTGACCCCCGTCATGGCCATCGGCGCTGCGCTTGTCGCGGGCACCATCTTCGGGCTATTTATGGCGCTCTATTATCGCTGGTCCTTTAACCAGAATGCACTGACCAAGTGGGACAAGTTGGAGCCTACATCGGACCTTGAGACGCCAAAGGAAGAAGACAACGAGGACGACGAAGCGCCCTCTCCTGAGCCTGAAACGGAAGCAACCCCATAA
- a CDS encoding O-acetylhomoserine aminocarboxypropyltransferase, translating into MSEETAFGFSTLAIHAGAQADPTTGARSTPIYQTTSYQFESTEQAANRFALKEFGNIYTRLTNPTTAVLDERIAALEGGSAGVAVASGHAAQFVTFHSLMGPGDNIVAANKLYGGTFNQLNHTFKSFDWHAKWSDALDPEAARGLIDEKTKGLYIESLANPGGVICDIEGFAKVAKDAGIPLIVDNTMASPYLCRPIEYGANIVLHSMTKFIGGHGNSMGGMIVDGGNFDWSQSDKFPMVNTPRAEYNGVNFYETFGPMAFAITCRALGLRDLGPTLSPFNAFQILTGVETLPLRMERHCENALTVAKWLESNDKVSWVSYAGLESSPHKAAQEKYLPKGAGSVFTFGLKGGYDAGVKFITSLKLLSHVANIGDTRSLAIHPASTTHSQLTDEQKTAAGAAPDTVRLSIGIEDVKDIIADLEQAMA; encoded by the coding sequence ATGAGCGAAGAAACAGCCTTTGGCTTTTCCACTTTGGCCATCCACGCAGGTGCTCAAGCCGATCCAACGACCGGCGCCCGCTCCACACCGATTTATCAAACGACGTCATATCAATTCGAGAGTACGGAACAGGCGGCAAACCGTTTTGCACTCAAAGAATTTGGCAATATTTATACGCGCCTGACCAACCCGACAACCGCTGTGCTTGATGAACGCATCGCGGCGCTGGAAGGTGGCTCTGCCGGTGTTGCTGTTGCGTCTGGTCACGCGGCGCAGTTTGTTACCTTCCATTCCTTGATGGGACCTGGCGACAATATCGTGGCAGCCAACAAACTCTATGGCGGTACATTCAACCAGTTAAACCACACCTTCAAAAGCTTCGACTGGCATGCCAAGTGGTCTGATGCACTTGACCCGGAAGCTGCTCGCGGCCTCATTGATGAAAAGACCAAGGGCCTTTACATCGAGAGCCTTGCCAATCCTGGTGGGGTGATTTGTGATATTGAAGGTTTTGCTAAGGTTGCCAAGGATGCAGGCATTCCTCTGATCGTCGACAACACGATGGCGTCTCCTTATCTTTGCCGGCCTATTGAATATGGTGCCAACATCGTGCTGCACTCCATGACCAAGTTCATCGGCGGTCACGGCAACTCCATGGGTGGCATGATCGTGGATGGCGGTAACTTTGACTGGTCCCAGTCTGACAAGTTCCCTATGGTCAACACTCCGCGTGCGGAATATAACGGCGTCAATTTCTATGAAACCTTCGGCCCGATGGCTTTCGCCATCACCTGCCGTGCTCTTGGCCTGCGCGATTTGGGCCCCACCCTGTCGCCATTCAACGCGTTCCAGATTCTGACCGGTGTCGAAACCCTGCCCCTGCGCATGGAACGCCACTGCGAGAATGCCCTCACTGTCGCCAAATGGCTTGAAAGCAATGACAAGGTGAGCTGGGTTTCCTATGCAGGTCTTGAGTCCAGCCCGCATAAAGCAGCGCAAGAGAAGTATCTGCCGAAGGGTGCGGGATCTGTCTTCACATTCGGCCTCAAGGGCGGCTATGACGCCGGCGTAAAATTCATCACCAGCCTCAAACTGCTCAGCCATGTTGCCAATATCGGCGACACGCGCTCTTTGGCCATCCACCCGGCATCAACGACCCACAGCCAGTTGACCGATGAGCAAAAAACCGCAGCGGGTGCTGCTCCGGACACGGTTCGCCTGTCAATCGGCATTGAAGATGTCAAAGACATCATCGCCGATCTCGAGCAGGCAATGGCTTGA